The Pelmatolapia mariae isolate MD_Pm_ZW linkage group LG10_11, Pm_UMD_F_2, whole genome shotgun sequence genome includes a region encoding these proteins:
- the LOC134636991 gene encoding mannose-P-dolichol utilization defect 1 protein-like yields MATSTIKDFLVTYLMPEKCYYELFLNFHFHVPCLKFVLNKTAGFWIILDTFLAQLPQLIKILWGGSAEGLSLSAFFLQLYAFSCPVVYAIANNFPLFAWADRLFTLAQTVTIVFLILHYRGDTVRGVLLLFALSGVMLLLRSYAAAAVISFIQASSLAAFIASKVLQATTNYHNGHTGQLSTLSVLLSFAGSLGVAFVSLQENGNSPVSLSHILSACLSCVLLAQILCYKAGAVSTTKKTA; encoded by the exons ATGGCCACGTCAACCATCAAAGATTTTCTTGTAACTTATTTAATGCCAGAAAAATGCTACTACGAGCTCTTCCTGAACTTTCACTTTCACG TGCCATGCCTAAAGTTCGTACTAAACAAAACTGCCGGATTCTGGATCATACTGGACACATTCCTGG CACAACTGCCTCAGTTGATAAAGATATTATGGGGAGGAAGTGCAGAGGGTCTGAGTCTTAGCGCCTTCTTCTTGCAGCTTTATGCTTTCTCATGTCCTGTTGTGTACGCTATAGCCAACAACTTCCCTCTCTT TGCCTGGGCTGATAGGCTCTTCACGCTTGCCCAGACAGTGACGATCGTCTTCCTCATCCTCCATTATCGCGGTGATACGGTCCGAG GAGTTCTGCTCCTCTTTGCTCTTAGTGGTGTAATGCTCCTCCTGCGCTCctatgcagcagcagcagtcatcTCATTCATACAGGCCTCCAGTTTGGCGGCTTTCATTGCAAGCAAG GTTCTCCAGGCTACAACAAACTATCACAACGGCCACACGGGTCAACTATCCACTCTGTCAGTGTTGCTTTCATTTGCAGGGTCTCTGGGTGTGGCCTTTGTTTCTTTACAG GAAAATGGAAACTCTCCTGTGAGTTTGTCACACATACTGTCAGCCTGTCTCAGCTGTGTCCTCCTGGCTCAGATCCTCTGCTACAAGGCCGGTGCTGTCAGCACTACAAAGAAGACAGCGTAG
- the LOC134636992 gene encoding transmembrane 4 L6 family member 1-like, with product MCTGKCSRIIAYTLYPMVLLSIICNIVLFFPDLSAKYVKEQHITGEVMYMGGLIGGGLLVFMSALSIHLTGEHGCCANRLGMFLSILFAALGAAGAVYSFIAAFLGLTNGPLCKSETGDWQRHFQSSNMTYLTDYKSWAKCSEPKNVVLFNTALFMTLLIASCLQGLLCAMQIINGLAGTLFGTCDKKEHA from the exons ATGTGTACTGGAAAATGCTCGCGTATCATTGCCTATACTCTGTACCCGATGGTGCTTCTGTCCATCATCTGCAACATCGTGCTGTTCTTCCCTGACCTCAGCGCCAAGTATGTGAAAGAACAGCACATCACTGGAGAGGTCATGTACATGGGGGGACTCATTGGAGGAGGTTTATTG GTTTTCATGTCAGCACTTTCCATTCACTTGACTGGAGAGCATGGGTGCTGCGCAAATCGCTTAGGG ATGTTCCTATCTATTCTGTTTGCTGCACTGGGTGCGGCTGGTGCCGTGTACAGCTTCATTGCAGCATTTCTTGGCTTAACAAATGGCCCCCTCTGCAAATCTGAAACCGGTGATTGGCAGAGACATTTCCAAAGCAG CAATATGACCTACCTGACTGACTATAAGTCATGGGCGAAGTGCAGTGAGCCAAAGAATGTGGTGCTGTTCAATACTGCGCTGTTTATGACTCTGCTCATAGCCAGCTGCCTGCAGGGGTTGCTCTGTGCCATGCAGATAATCAATGGCCTCGCTGGCACTCTGTTTGGAACCTGTGACAAAAAAGAG CATGCATAA
- the LOC134636889 gene encoding transmembrane 4 L6 family member 5-like has protein sequence MCTGKCSRFIAVTLYPLAVISIICNIVLFFPDGDVTYAKDGHITEEVKYMGGLIGGGVMVLLPALYIHLTGKQGCCGNRCGMFLSIAFAAVGVAGALYSLIVAALGLQNGPLCKTVLLWTTPFKELTGDNNYLKNDKLWSLCTEPKNIVQFNLGLFGTLLATSCLQVILCAIQMINGLFGCLCGTCNKEVL, from the exons ATGTGCACTGGAAAATGTTCCCGTTTTATTGCTGTTACTCTGTACCCACTAGCAGTCATATCTATCATCTGTAACATCGTGCTGTTCTTCCCTGATGGGGACGTCACTTATGCCAAAGACGGACATATTACCGAGGAGGTGAAATACATGGGGGGACTCATTGGAGGGGGTGTAATG GTGTTGCTACCAGCATTGTACATTCATTTAACTGGTAAACAAGGTTGCTGTGGAAATCGCTGTGGG ATGTTCTTATCAATTGCGTTCGCTGCAGTGGGTGTTGCTGGTGCCCTGTACAGTTTAATTGTTGCAGCACTTGGTTTGCAGAATGGGCCTCTCTGCAAAACCGTACTGCTCTGGACAACGCCTTTTAAAGAACTCACAGG TGACAACAACTACCTGAAGAACGATAAATTGTGGAGCTTATGCACAGAGCCTAAGAACATTGTGCAGTTTAACCTTGGACTTTTCGGCACTCTGCTGGCCACAAGCTGCCTGCAGGTGATCCTCTGTGCCATACAGATGATCAACGGGCTCTTCGGCTGTCTGTGTGGAACCTGCAACAAAGAAGTGCTTTGA